A segment of the Vigna radiata var. radiata cultivar VC1973A unplaced genomic scaffold, Vradiata_ver6 scaffold_129, whole genome shotgun sequence genome:
aaagaaaaataaattctaagtGGGGtagcaaagaaagaaagaataataaagTGGAAGAATTTGAATAGGGGCCTACAGTTTTGGAGCATAACATGGTTTAAGTGAACAAGTCATTCCTCCAAGCTGTAAGGATATTAAGAGTACTGAAACTCTGCCTCTTAGCTCAAGAGATATCTTCCATGATTATCAAGAATTGGCAGTTAATACACAGTGAGGACCACTGATGATAACATATGCAACTCAGTTTACCTGGAAAGTACCCACAAACTGGAAGCTAGACAGaaatataagaacaaaaaaatataaaagatctCAGTGAATGTCACCAAAAGTCTCACATGATCTCAacttctcttattttatttgttacaaCTTACAACTTACAACTTACAACACCATTCAAACCAATACCAGAACAAACTTACTTTATGTCCACAGCAAACTTTGTGATGCACATAAAGTGTCTCATGTGCTTTTTCTTCACTCTTTCTCTCACACATACAGCTAGAAAGAGAAATGGACTGAGATTCCATACAGCTAAAAAGACTAGACCAATCATTCGttcttttcttgcattttttttacCTTCCTTCTCCATCAGTTCATACCTAAAAAATCCTTCGGGAGAGAAACATATTATTACAACAAAGTGGAAATGGTTGAAGTGATTTTTAAGCCTTAACTCAATCCTACACTTAgaccttatctttagtcgatatAGCACTTCTAACATATTTCCTTCACGTCGAGATATAGACATCGTGCATGATAGTAgaaatgggtggtccgatagtgTCCGATAGTGTCCGATAGCGGATGGAATAAAAATGCCCAAGAAATAGAAATATCGTCAGATAGACTCTAACCCTCTGATACTATATTAAGAAGTggtttttaagcctaactcaagaacacaaaactagcttgtaagatgaggtttacaCTTCACTTAggtattataatttgatcttatctctagtcaatatgAAACTGACTCCAACACATAGCACAATATCTCACCCAACGAATCCCCTTCTAAGCTTCTTTGATTCCCTCCTAATACAACCTTTATAATTCTAACTCCAAACTCATCATATCAACAAGAATCTTGTTAAAAATTAgacttaaatatgaaaaaaaactgTCATAAAGGTTCACCAATCCTGTCTTATAATATTATCATATGAAAACACAGTATTTGTTACATATTCCAATACAAAAAGTATCCACTTGCTAGAATTGGTTAGCATTTACTTAAGAACAATAACAGGCATTAGGTTCAAGACATTGTCAAATGGTCACTTTAGAAGTCTATGTCATATTCACCCCCTCGTGGTTTAGTTTGGCTAAAGTAACACCCTTCACAAGAGTTTGTATGGCAGATTCCCACCTCCCCATGTTACAACTTCCCCTTTAACTATCCCCACCATCCTCACATTTTATAAAACCCCACATCGCTCCCTTCACTCTCCTTCCATCTCACATCACATCCttccttttcttccattgtttcATTGCATCTCCTAATTCATTAAAACCTCTTCCTTTTCCACACTCCCCTCACAAACTACACAAGCACACAGCAAAATGTGCAGCTCCAAGACCAAAGTGACTGTAGGCATAGAAGCCACAGCCACATACCCTTTGGCCAGAATCAATGGCAGGCCAGTTCTTCAACCTACTTGTAACAGAGTTCCTAACCTTGAGAGGAGAAATTCAATCAAGAAAGTCTCACCAAAATCACCTTCTCCACCTTCACCACCACTTCCAACCAAGACCTCACTGACACCTCCTGTTTCTCCAAAGTCCAAGTCCCCTAGGCCTCCAGCTATAAAGAGAGGCAGTGATAGTAATGGACTGAACTCAAGTTCTGAGAAGATTGTTACCCCAAGACACACCATCAAAACTCCAACTCTAGAGAGGAAAAAGTCCAAGAGTTTTAAGGAAGGATCCTGTGGCACTTCAGCTTCTTCTGCCTCCATAGAGGCATCGTTGAGCTACTCTTCCACTCTGATCACTGAATCCCCGGGAAGCATAGCTGCAGTGAGGAGGGAACAGATGGCACTGCAGCATGCacagagaaaaatgaagattgcCCATTATGGAAGATCAAAGTCTGCAAAGTTTGAAAGAGTTGTTCCTCTTGATCCTTCAACCAATCTTACTTCAAAGACAAGTGAGGAGGAGAAGAGATGCAGCTTTATCACAGCTAATTCAGGTAACtgaattcaaatttcaatgcAAATTGATTCCTTACCTTTTATACTTCTGCAATGTGCTAATATCAATGCCTCTTCTGCTACATAGATCCCATCTATGTTGCTTATCATGATGAAGAATGGGGAGTTCCGGTTCATGATGACAAGTAAGTTACCATCTTAGTTGGATAATTTTTTCAgtgaataaaagaagaaaatcatgaAGCAAAACGAATTAAGTTTTTCTGTGAATTTAATCATGAAGCAAATTCGAATTAACTTTTAAACACGTTAAATAAGAAAACTTctgtgaattaaataagaaacttAACTCATTCTACCttcatattttgttctcatataaacatttatttagaaatttatcCAAGGAGCAGAACCTTTGACCAAACGAAAGATATTTAGAGACAAGTGATGattaacaaaaacattattGTGCCCACAGGATGTTGTTTGAACTTCTAGTTTTAAGTGGTGCTCAGGTTGGATCAGATTGGACCTCAATCTTGAAGAAACGCCAGGATTTCAGGTTGGATTCTGCAGAAAGAAACATATAAATGCTTCATTGCACAGCACACCAACATGGACCTTTCTTTTGATGGGGTCCCCTTAAATGAACCAACTAAAGAATTTTAAACTTTGTGCAGGACTGCATTTTCAGAATTTGATGCAGCAACCTTGGCCAACATGACTGATAAGCAAATGGTATCTATTAGTTTGGAATATGGCATTGATATCAGCAGAGTTCGAGGTGTTGTTGACAATGCTAACAGAATTTTAGAGGTAAGCAAGAATCAAGCCTCAGAAAAGGCACCCTTTTACTCTCTCTTTGCTAACTGGTCTCTCTTCTTTACACACATAATGGCCCTCCAAGACCACTAGTTTCATGAATTGAGTGAATGTTCTCTTGACAAAAAAGCATATTAGTTAAGAGTATGAATGATGAGAAGTACAATAATGACTTTTTCATTCCACTGCATTTTTGTAAACTTCACTTCAGTTTCCAACCGTATCAACCTCTTGAGACATGTCTTTGAATGTAGTTATTATTATATGA
Coding sequences within it:
- the LOC106752960 gene encoding uncharacterized protein LOC106752960, which codes for MCSSKTKVTVGIEATATYPLARINGRPVLQPTCNRVPNLERRNSIKKVSPKSPSPPSPPLPTKTSLTPPVSPKSKSPRPPAIKRGSDSNGLNSSSEKIVTPRHTIKTPTLERKKSKSFKEGSCGTSASSASIEASLSYSSTLITESPGSIAAVRREQMALQHAQRKMKIAHYGRSKSAKFERVVPLDPSTNLTSKTSEEEKRCSFITANSDPIYVAYHDEEWGVPVHDDKMLFELLVLSGAQVGSDWTSILKKRQDFRTAFSEFDAATLANMTDKQMVSISLEYGIDISRVRGVVDNANRILEINKEFGSFDKYIWGFVNHKPISTHYKFGHKIPVKTSKSESISKDMIRRGFRFVGPTVLHSFMQAAGLTNDHLITCHRHLQCTTESSL